A genomic stretch from Aedes albopictus strain Foshan chromosome 2, AalbF5, whole genome shotgun sequence includes:
- the LOC134286231 gene encoding uncharacterized protein LOC134286231 — protein MSSDEESGHNPNETGYDCALCEEPNHADGNMVYCRRCSRWFHFKCAKVTEAVKDMTWSCEDCRHVGGASNVTESIVEVTNSTGDAKSPDAVGPKSPSQTTTEDRVQDEGSDKQDEADVQLQRELEQMRKNFLRQMQRENEKRMMQLALEREMLQMRKDAEAEFRKQRIELYKEFQFEEAPLDGEENAIGGVSEQNREPALAEMARVWTDNQPITAGQNKPVHDIRGAYPKNSTPNNATRLGNIRNTEQPFPSILEDETPLRNPQLPFTKVDKPAVQPLPVNRLNNPQVSNAFRSFAIPPGAPVVFRSQLDQPSQHLPVPEAEPELTKSQIAARKGPFSKLPIFTGRPEEWPLFVSSFNNGNRACNWSNLENLGRLQESIKGPALEAVRSRLLLPESVPQVIETLRRLYGRPEQLLHSLMQKARKAESPRVDRLASFISYGMVVQQLCDHLVASGLVDHLVNPMLITELVEKLPPSTKLEWVRYKRQQNAVTLSTFSDFLSGIVSEASEVTLYMDSTTEARSNRNRKEKQRNDKNEGFLNTHVGIEQSSHQPKGLQKSDGQFPSRKPCRGCDRTDHRTRFCDEFKKLALEERIKIAEKWKLCQLCLNEHGQSRCRFKNHCSVGDCKDRHHPLLHPSDPVATLSTSCNVHNSDQHPVIFRMVPIKLHNGKRTLDVIAFLDEGSSYSLIESSVAEEMKLGGLWRPILVKWTAGMSRLERDSRCVNVSVSAKGSNEKLLLRNVHTVQKLQLPEQRIKFAEITARFKHLKGLPVADCQNGPPRILIGLKHLHVYAPLESRVGQPGEPIGVRTRLGWTIYGPQGNAEESVGFAGHHTSGELTDQALHELLRRHFTLEESGVSVTVLPESAEDRRAREMLEKTTVRVGERFESGLLWKDDHPQLPDSFPMALKRMKNLERKLVNNPELRENVEKQIEEYQRKGYAHVATPEELAAAESGRVWYLPLNVVQHPKKPGKIRLVWDAAACVQGKSLNSELLKGPDLLTSLPTVICHFRERPVAFGGDIMEMYHQVQIRPNDRSAQRFLFRPNGSGPPIVFTMDVATFGSTCSPSTAQYVKNYNAKEFADQFPDAVEAIIKKHYVDDYFDSTETVEQAITRAREVAFIHAKAGFKIRNWVSNSFEFLRHFGENDAGQVIHFNSDKITGTERVLGMSWDTVNDVFQFSTKFRDDLEPFMMGERQPSKRNALSCIMSFFDPLGLLALYVVHGKMIIQGLWRNGCSWDQTIDGESLKKWSRWIALLPQVEAMRIPRCYFSSADPLDYDNLQLHVFTDASEDAFGCVAYFRILVKGRPRCALVSAKSKVAPLQHLSIPRLELQAAVLGSRLAATVKENHSLEVKQLFLWTDSRTVLSWIRSDHKRYKQFVAHRIGEILSITSVGDWRWVPTKSNVADVLTKWANGPPLESNGRWVNGPEFLYHPEEEWPLSEMPAPNVEEELRAYFLLHEISFSTSIIDTTRFSRWNRLVRCVNCVFRFISNCRRKKRGLPIETLRVPAKMSQLVRASIPAVQLPFVSEEYLNAENYLWRMAQQDEFGDEVKTLLKNRQLPQHKQHSIDRNSVLYKLSPFLDDAGVIRMEGRTVQADFIPFEQRCPIVLPKGHDITTKLLAHYHHNFGHANRETVVNEIRQRFFIQNLRAAVLQVIKGCAWCKVHKCRPTFPRMAPLPVHRITPQLRPFSFVGVDYFGPVTVSVGRRSEKRWICLFTCLVTRAIHMEVAHSLSSQSCIMAIRRFSCRRGAPKHFFSDNGTNFQAASKEIIGDVRQIVLECAEVFTDARTRWSFNPPSAPHMGGSWERLVRSAKEAMKALHDGRKLSDEILLTVLAEAEDMVNSRPLTYVPQESAEIEALTPNHFLRGLPAGEREVVNMPTSSAEALRDNYKRSQELADMLWKRWLKEYIPTVNLRTKWHEEQEAIREGELVYIADGNNRRTWIRGIVEKLIRGIDGRVRQVMVRTAKGLYRRPVAKLAVMELRSKSGRIPGPEPELREGEMLPPNA, from the coding sequence ATGTCGTCTGATGAGGAGAGTGGACATAACCCCAACGAAACCGGCTATGACTGCGCACTTTGTGAGGAACCGAATCATGCCGACGGTAACATGGTCTACTGCCGCAGGTGTAGCCGATGGTTCCATTTCAAGTGTGCTAAAGTGACCGAGGCGGTCAAAGATATGACTTGGAGCTGCGAAGACTGTCGACATGTCGGAGGTGCTTCCAATGTGACAGAGAGCATCGTAGAAGTGACTAACTCGACAGGTGATGCCAAATCCCCCGACGCTGTGGGCCCGAAGTCGCCGTCCCAGACTACAACGGAGGATAGAGTGCAAGATGAGGGATCCGATAAGCAAGACGAGGCCGACGTACAGCTTCAGCGCGAACTGGAGCAGATGCGGAAGAACTTTCTTCGGCAAATGCAACGAGAGAACGAGAAACGCATGATGCAGTTGGCTTTGGAACGCGAAATGCTCCAAATGAGGAAGGATGCCGAAGCAGAATTTCGAAAGCAAAGGATTGAGTTATACAAGGAGTTCCAATTCGAGGAAGCGCCCCTCGACGGCGAAGAGAATGCTATCGGTGGCGTTTCCGAGCAAAATCGTGAGCCAGCTCTGGCGGAAATGGCAAGAGTGTGGACGGATAATCAGCCAATCACCGCAGGTCAAAATAAGCCTGTCCATGATATCCGGGGAGCCTATCCCAAAAATTCCACGCCCAATAATGCCACACGGCTCGGCAACATCAGAAACACTGAGCAACCGTTTCCGTCGATTCTCGAGGATGAAACGCCGCTTCGAAATCCTCAATTACCATTCACCAAGGTAGACAAGCCTGCCGTGCAGCCTCTGCCTGTGAATCGACTAAATAATCCTCAAGTAAGTAACGCTTTCCGCAGTTTCGCAATCCCTCCGGGGGCTCCCGTTGTATTTCGAAGTCAATTAGATCAGCCGTCCCAGCACCTCCCTGTACCGGAGGCAGAGCCGGAGCTGACGAAATCTCAAATAGCTGCACGGAAAGGACCGTTTTCGAAGCTGCCAATTTTCACAGGACGTCCAGAAGAGTGGCCCCTCTTCGTGAGCAGTTTTAACAATGGAAACAGAGCGTGCAACTGGTCCAATCTTGAAAACCTCGGGAGACTTCAGGAGAGCATCAAAGGGCCGGCTTTGGAGGCAGTAAGAAGTCGACTCCTCCTGCCGGAGTCGGTTCCACAGGTAATTGAAACGCTTCGGCGTCTTTATGGGAGGCCCGAACAGCTCCTTCATTCGCTTATGCAGAAGGCGCGCAAAGCAGAATCACCCCGTGTCGATCGCCTCGCGAGCTTTATTAGTTATGGCATGGTCGTTCAACAACTCTGTGACCATCTGGTAGCCTCTGGACTCGTGGACCATTTGGTGAACCCTATGCTCATCACTGAGTTGGTGGAAAAGTTACCACCCAGCACTAAACTAGAATGGGTAAGGTATAAGCGCCAGCAAAATGCAGTTACGTTGAGCACATTTTCGGATTTCCTGTCCGGAATAGTATCGGAAGCATCTGAAGTCACCCTTTATATGGACAGTACTACAGAAGCCCGTTCCAACCGGAACAGAAAGGAGAAACAGCGGAATGATAAGAACGAAGGTTTCCTGAACACACACGTGGGAATCGAACAATCTTCTCATCAACCGAAGGGACTGCAAAAGAGCGACGGTCAGTTCCCAAGCCGAAAGCCGTGCCGCGGTTGCGATCGGACAGATCATCGCACCCGATTCTGTGACGAATTCAAGAAACTGGCCTTGGAAGAGCGGATCAAGATAGCTGAAAAGTGGAAACTTTGTCAGTTGTGCCTTAACGAACACGGACAATCTCGCTGCCGTTTCAAGAATCACTGCTCCGTTGGGGACTGCAAAGACCGTCATCATCCCCTTCTCCATCCCTCCGATCCAGTTGCAACTTTATCGACGAGCTGTAACGTGCACAACTCGGACCAACATCCAGTAATCTTTCGCATGGTGCCCATCAAGCTCCACAACGGTAAGCGTACGCTGGATGTAATCGCTTTCTTAGATGAAGGATCTTCGTACTCGTTGATTGAAAGCAGCGTTGCCGAGGAGATGAAGCTAGGTGGTTTGTGGAGGCCGATACTCGTGAAGTGGACGGCGGGCATGAGTCGTCTGGAACGTGACTCCAGATGCGTCAATGTGTCAGTTTCGGCCAAGGGTTCTAATGAGAAGCTCTTGCTTCGCAACGTCCATACAGTTCAGAAACTGCAATTACCGGAACAGAGAATAAAGTTCGCTGAAATCACGGCCCGATTCAAGCATCTCAAGGGATTACCAGTTGCAGACTGCCAGAACGGTCCGCCTAGGATTCTCATCGGTCTCAAACACCTTCATGTGTACGCACCTCTCGAGTCTCGTGTCGGCCAACCTGGTGAGCCAATCGGGGTTCGAACGAGACTTGGGTGGACAATCTACGGCCCACAAGGAAACGCTGAAGAGTCGGTCGGGTTTGCTGGTCACCATACATCAGGTGAGTTGACAGATCAAGCTTTACACGAGCTCCTTCGAAGACACTTCACGCTGGAAGAGTCTGGGGTCTCAGTTACTGTTCTTCCCGAATCTGCCGAAGACCGCAGGGCTCGGGAAATGCTGGAGAAGACTACCGTTCGTGTTGGCGAACGATTTGAATCTGGCCTTTTGTGGAAGGACGATCATCCGCAGCTACCAGACAGCTTCCCAATGGCGCTCAAGCGGATGAAAAACTTGGAGCGCAAATTAGTCAACAATCCTGAACTGCGAGAAAATGTAGAGAAACAAATCGAGGAATATCAGCGTAAAGGTTACGCCCACGTCGCTACACCGGAGGAACTTGCAGCCGCTGAATCAGGAAGGGTTTGGTATCTTCCTCTAAACGTAGTCCAGCACCCGAAGAAACCCGGAAAAATACGACTGGTGTGGGACGCTGCGGCGTGCGTTCAAGGAAAATCACTGAACAGTGAACTGCTGAAGGGACCTGACCTTCTCACGAGTCTACCGACAGTAATATGCCATTTCCGGGAGCGACCAGTCGCCTTTGGCGGCGACATCATGGAGATGTACCATCAGGTACAGATCCGTCCAAACGATAGGTCTGCCCAGAGGTTTTTGTTCCGCCCGAATGGTTCGGGTCCCCCAATAGTCTTCACCATGGACGTAGCTACATTCGGCTCGACATGCTCGCCTAGTACTGCCCAGTACGTCAAAAACTACAACGCAAAGGAATTTGCTGATCAGTTTCCTGACGCAGTCGAGGCCATTATTAAAAAACACTATGTGGACGATTATTTCGATTCCACCGAGACGGTCGAGCAAGCCATCACTCGAGCTCGTGAGGTAGCTTTCATTCACGCCAAAGCGGGATTCAAAATCAGGAATTGGGTCTCAAACAGCTTCGAATTTCTACGGCACTTTGGCGAGAACGATGCCGGTCAAGTAATTCACTTCAATAGTGATAAAATCACAGGCACTGAGAGGGTGCTGGGAATGTCGTGGGATACCGTGAATGATGTCTTccaattttccacaaaattccgcGATGATCTTGAGCCTTTTATGATGGGGGAACGACAGCCGAGCAAACGAAATGCGCTGAGCTGTATTATGAGCTTTTTTGACCCCCTCGGCTTGCTGGCGTTGTACGTTGTCCATGGGAAAATGATCATTCAAGGTCTCTGGCGAAATGGATGTTCGTGGGACCAGACCATCGAtggagaatctttgaagaagtgGTCACGATGGATAGCACTTTTACCACAGGTAGAGGCCATGAGAATTCCTCGCTGTTATTTTTCCTCTGCTGACCCGTTGGACTACGATAATCTTCAGCTCCACGTGTTCACAGACGCTAGCGAAGACGCATTTGGCTGCGTCGCATATTTTCGTATTTTGGTCAAAGGAAGACCTAGATGCGCGCTCGTATCAGCGAAGTCAAAGGTGGCTCCTTTGCAACACTTGTCTATCCCTCGGCTAGAATTGCAAGCGGCGGTGTTGGGGTCTAGGCTTGCGGCTACAGTAAAGGAAAACCATTCCCTTGAAGTGAAACAACTGTTCCTGTGGACGGATTCTCGTACGGTCCTTTCCTGGATACGTTCGGACCACAAGAGGTACAAGCAATTCGTGGCGCATCGCATCGGTGAAATCCTGAGCATTACAAGCGTTGGCGACTGGCGCTGGGTCCCAACCAAGAGCAACGTAGCTGATGTGCTGACCAAGTGGGCAAACGGTCCGCCTCTAGAATCCAACGGAAGGTGGGTTAATGGACCAGAGTTTCTGTATCACCCGGAAGAAGAATGGCCCCTAAGCGAAATGCCAGCACCAAATGTGGAGGAAGAACTGCGGGCGTATTTTCTGCTTCACGAAATCAGTTTCTCAACTTCTATAATAGACACCACCCGGTTCTCTCGCTGGAACAGGCTGGTAAGATGCGTTAATTGCGTATTTCGGTTCATCTCGAACTGCAGGAGGAAGAAAAGAGGATTGCCGATCGAAACACTTCGGGTTCCGGCCAAAATGAGTCAACTGGTGAGAGCATCGATTCCAGCCGTTCAACTACCATTCGTAAGCGAGGAGTACCTGAATGCAGAAAACTACCTATGGAGAATGGCCCAGCAAGACGAATTTGGCGATGAAGTCAAGACCCTTTTGAAGAATCGTCAACTACCACAGCACAAGCAGCACTCCATCGATCGAAATAGCGTACTCTACAAATTGTCCCCTTTCTTGGACGATGCTGGAGTGATTCGAATGGAAGGAAGAACGGTACAAGCGGACTTCATTCCCTTCGAGCAACGGTGCCCAATAGTACTTCCTAAAGGGCATGATATCACCACCAAGCTTCTTGCGCACTACCACCATAATTTCGGCCATGCCAACCGAGAGACGGTGGTGAATGAAATCAGGCAACGGTTCTTCATCCAGAATCTTCGAGCAGCAGTACTGCAAGTCATAAAAGGTTGCGCGTGGTGTAAAGTTCACAAATGTCGGCCGACTTTCCCCAGGATGGCCCCGTTACCAGTCCACCGCATCACACCACAATTACGTCCGTTTAGTTTCGTGGGGGTTGATTATTTCGGCCCGGTGACTGTCTCGGTTGGACGGCGCTCGGAAAAGAGGTGGATTTGTCTATTCACATGCTTGGTGACTAGAGCAATTCACATGGAGGTTGCACACAGTCTAAGCAGTCAGTCGTGTATTATGGCCATTCGTCGATTCAGTTGTAGAAGAGGTGCCCCAAAGCATTTTTTCTCGGACAATGGCACAAATTTTCAGGCGGCTAGCAAGGAAATCATCGGAGACGTTCGCCAAATTGTTTTAGAGTGCGCAGAAGTCTTTACCGACGCCAGAACCCGTTGGAGCTTCAACCCGCCCTCAGCACCCCACATGGGCGGTAGCTGGGAGCGCTTGGTCAGGTCTGCAAAGGAAGCTATGAAGGCACTGCACGATGGACGTAAACTTTCAGATGAAATTCTTCTCACGGTATTGGCCGAGGCTGAGGACATGGTAAATTCGAGGCCCCTCACATACGTTCCACAAGAGTCAGCGGAAATTGAAGCTCTCACACCGAACCACTTTCTTCGTGGACTGCCTGCCGGGGAGCGCGAAGTGGTCAACATGCCAACCAGTTCTGCAGAAGCATTGAGGGACAACTACAAGAGGTCTCAGGAGTTAGCGGATATGCTATGGAAAAGATGGCTGAAAGAGTACATCCCAACGGTCAATCTACGGACTAAGTGGCACGAGGAGCAAGAAGCAATTAGGGAAGGCGAGTTAGTGTACATAGCAGATGGGAACAACCGTCGCACTTGGATCCGTGGAATCGTGGAGAAGCTGATTAGAGGTATTGATGGTAGAGTGCGACAGGTCATGGTAAGAACGGCGAAAGGATTATATCGACGACCGGTAGCCAAGCTTGCGGTAATGGAACTTCGTAGTAAATCTGGTCGGATTCCAGGCCCTGAACCAGAGTTACGGGAGGGGGAGATGTTGCCGCCGAACGCTTGA